The following are from one region of the Populus trichocarpa isolate Nisqually-1 chromosome 8, P.trichocarpa_v4.1, whole genome shotgun sequence genome:
- the LOC7479837 gene encoding GABA transporter 1 — protein MGTQLPTSVEVSEIDSEEGPSSSEQLDAGALFVLKSRGSWLHCGYHLTTSIVAPALLSLPYALSLMGWFPGVLCLILAALITFYSYNLLSLVLEHHAQIGRRQLRFRVMAEDILGPAWGRYFVGPIQFGVCYGAVVACILLGGQSLKFIYLLSTPKGSMQLYEFVSIFGILMLVLAQIPSFHSLRHINLVSLVLALAYSACTTAGSVHIGNSKNAPPKDYSINGAMQNRVFGAFNAISIIATTYGNGIIPEIQATVAPPVEGKMFKGLLVCYAVIIMTFFSVAISGYWAFGNQTKGVILINFMVDEKPSLPTWVLLMTNVLTLLQVAAVSVVYLQPTNDVFERKFADAKLDQFSIRNVVPRLVSRSLSVIIATAIAAMFPFFGDINAVIGAFGFIPLDFILPVIFYNVTFKPSKKGLMFWGNASIAVICSAVGMLGAISSIRQIILDASTYSLFANV, from the exons AGGTTCATGGCTGCACTGTGGATACCATTTGACAACATCAATTGTAGCTCCGGCTCTTCTTAGTCTTCCCTACGCACTGTCCTTGATGGGCTGGTTTCCTGGTGTTTTATGCCTGATACTGGCAGCTCTGATAACATTCTATTCCTATAACCTTCTTTCATTAGTTCTTGAGCACCATGCTCAGATAGGGAGGCGTCAGCTTAGGTTCAGGGTCATGGCCGAAGATATATTAG GACCAGCATGGGGGAGATACTTTGTTGGTCCGATTCAGTTTGGTGTATGCTATGGTGCAGTTGTTGCTTGCATTCTTCTTGGGGGGCAGAGTCTCAAG TTCATTTACTTGCTCTCTACCCCAAAGGGGAGCATGCAGCTGTACGAATTTGTCAGTATTTTTGGCATCCTGATGCTAGTCCTGGCTCAGATTCCATCTTTCCACTCCCTACGGCATATCAACCTTGTCTCTCTAGTCCTTGCCCTTGCTTACAGTGCCTGTACTACGGCTGGTTCTGTTCATATAG GAAACTCTAAGAACGCGCCTCCAAAAGACTATTCTATCAATGGAGCTATGCAGAATCGAGTCTTTGGAGCCTTCAATGCTATTTCAATCATTGCTACAACCTACGGAAATGGAATTATTCCTGAAATACAG GCAACTGTAGCACCTCCGGTCGAGGGGAAAATGTTCAAAGGTCTACTGGTCTGCTATGCTGTCATAATAATGACATTTTTCAGTGTTGCAATCTCTGGATATTGGGCATTTGGCAATCAGACTAAGGGagtaattctaattaattttatggttgACGAAAAGCCTTCACTTCCCACTTGGGTTCTCTTGATGACCAATGTTCTCACCCTCTTGCAAGTAGCAGCCGTCAGCGTG GTTTACTTGCAGCCAACAAATGATGTGTTTGAACGAAAGTTTGCAGATGCAAAGTTGGATCAGTTCTCCATCCGCAATGTTGTGCCAAGGTTGGTTTCCCGGTCATTATCAGTAATCATAGCCACAGCTATTGCTGCAATGTTTCCTTTCTTCGGAGATATTAATGCAGTGATTGGAGCATTTGGATTCATTCCTCTAGACTTCATTTTGCCTGTGATATTCTACAATGTGACTTTCAAGCCATCCAAGAAGGGCTTGATGTTTTGGGGAAACGCATCAATTGCCGTAATCTGTTCGGCAGTAGGAATGTTGGGGGCAATATCCTCAATTCGGCAAATAATTCTCGATGCCAGCACGTATAGCTTGTTTGCTAATGTTTAA